One Candidatus Paceibacterota bacterium genomic region harbors:
- a CDS encoding phosphatase PAP2-related protein, whose product MDKLKQLDLHTRIRDRAFLASSAVGLLMLTLSFCINYFAGTYATESISNQVSDLLLDRIPAWDVELLYVQGAVIMWTVVTMLLLYKPRYFPFFAKSMSLFILIRSFFIILTHIAPQHEIIPAANFFASKLTFGGDLFFSGHTGGPFLVGLVFWRNKYARSFFFFLSVIFGTAAILGHKHYSIDVFAAFFITYSIFRIAQYLFKTDYELIHKGHTVHGDSTA is encoded by the coding sequence ATGGACAAGCTTAAACAACTCGACTTGCACACTCGTATACGCGACCGTGCTTTCTTGGCCTCTTCGGCAGTAGGCCTTCTAATGCTGACTTTAAGCTTCTGTATCAACTATTTCGCAGGTACCTATGCAACCGAATCTATCAGCAATCAAGTCAGCGACCTTCTCCTTGATCGGATACCGGCTTGGGATGTGGAACTTCTTTATGTGCAGGGCGCAGTTATAATGTGGACAGTCGTGACAATGTTGCTTCTATATAAACCGCGCTATTTCCCATTCTTCGCGAAAAGTATGAGTCTTTTTATTCTGATACGTTCTTTCTTTATAATTCTGACTCATATCGCACCACAGCATGAGATAATACCTGCCGCGAATTTCTTTGCGAGCAAGCTGACATTCGGTGGTGATCTATTTTTTTCCGGCCACACCGGCGGGCCATTCTTGGTCGGTCTGGTTTTTTGGCGGAATAAGTACGCACGTTCTTTCTTTTTCTTTCTTTCGGTTATTTTCGGCACAGCCGCTATCCTCGGGCACAAACATTATTCCATCGACGTCTTCGCCGCGTTCTTCATCACATACAGCATCTTCCGTATCGCGCAATACCTTTTCAAAACCGATTATGAACTGATACACAAAGGACATACCGTACATGGCGATAGTACAGCCTAA
- a CDS encoding DedA family protein has protein sequence MFFGTASIIALIEHYGYTIIFPISIVEGPVVTLISGFLVSLGLLNAFGVFCVLVAGDLVGDTLYYFIGRWGREGFVRRWGKYFGLTPERVAHVREYFHTRGWKLLLLSKAHGAGSLVLFSAGAAEMPYPKFLFYNFVGTVPRVFILETIGIYGGASFALINQYVNGVAAVLSVVFILAVAWWFYKRSGGESSGRGGGLTS, from the coding sequence ATGTTCTTCGGTACGGCTTCGATTATAGCATTGATTGAGCACTATGGGTATACCATTATTTTCCCGATTTCGATCGTCGAAGGGCCGGTCGTCACGCTTATTTCCGGCTTTTTGGTTTCGCTCGGGCTGTTGAACGCCTTCGGTGTCTTCTGTGTTCTTGTTGCCGGTGACTTGGTTGGTGACACATTATATTATTTCATCGGCCGATGGGGCAGAGAGGGATTCGTTCGCCGTTGGGGTAAGTACTTTGGCCTCACGCCAGAACGCGTTGCCCACGTGCGGGAATATTTCCACACACGAGGGTGGAAGCTACTTTTACTTTCGAAGGCGCATGGTGCCGGCTCTCTCGTTCTTTTCTCCGCAGGTGCGGCCGAGATGCCATATCCCAAATTCTTATTTTATAATTTTGTCGGTACCGTTCCGCGCGTGTTCATTCTGGAAACAATCGGCATTTACGGTGGCGCGAGCTTCGCTCTCATTAATCAGTATGTGAACGGTGTTGCGGCGGTATTATCTGTTGTCTTCATTCTCGCAGTTGCTTGGTGGTTTTATAAACGGTCAGGAGGTGAGTCCTCCGGCAGAGGCGGAGGTCTCACCTCCTGA
- a CDS encoding glycosyltransferase, giving the protein MKILIATESYWPNADGGALFERRLVNGLIDRGHTVTVWAPSPSFKNFDEIDGRYTIHRERSIVFWANKKYRFSLAPFLSARRIILRDKPDVIHTHTAYFIGLSIMFWARRYKIPVVATNHFMPENLIGNLRWPKIFDGMLTKLTWEFLIWFHNKASFVTSPTPTAVDLLVAHGLRMPHRAVTNGIDMAVFKPNQDVNSVIKKYNIATDRPVILYLGRLDGEKRVDVIVSAVAELLKIQKVQLVLSGFGPMMKELQKQVSELGITDQVIFTGYIDDQDKPLLYNGATVFVIASPAELQSIVTLEAMASGLPIIAVDVAALHELCHDGENGYLFPNGNVSALTENLKKLITDKDLQKKFGAESIKIVKESHSSEHMLDEYESVYKTIVSEVQPF; this is encoded by the coding sequence ATGAAGATCCTCATTGCGACCGAAAGTTACTGGCCGAATGCCGATGGGGGTGCCTTGTTTGAGAGACGGCTCGTGAATGGTTTGATAGACAGAGGCCACACAGTGACTGTCTGGGCGCCCTCGCCATCATTTAAAAACTTCGACGAAATAGACGGTCGTTATACTATCCATCGTGAACGCAGTATTGTCTTCTGGGCGAATAAGAAATATCGTTTCAGTCTCGCACCTTTTCTTTCTGCTCGACGTATTATTCTGCGAGATAAACCGGACGTGATTCATACCCACACGGCGTATTTCATCGGTCTGTCGATAATGTTCTGGGCGCGGAGATATAAAATCCCGGTAGTCGCCACTAACCACTTCATGCCGGAAAACCTAATAGGCAATCTTCGTTGGCCGAAAATATTCGATGGTATGCTGACAAAATTAACTTGGGAATTTTTGATCTGGTTCCATAACAAAGCCAGCTTCGTGACTTCGCCAACGCCGACGGCGGTTGATTTGCTTGTTGCGCACGGCTTACGCATGCCGCATCGCGCGGTGACTAACGGCATAGACATGGCAGTATTCAAACCGAATCAAGATGTAAACAGTGTGATAAAGAAATATAATATTGCGACAGATCGTCCAGTCATATTATATCTTGGCAGGCTTGATGGCGAGAAGCGCGTAGACGTAATCGTTTCTGCTGTTGCCGAACTTTTGAAAATACAAAAAGTCCAACTCGTACTTTCCGGATTCGGTCCTATGATGAAGGAATTACAGAAACAAGTATCGGAATTGGGGATTACCGACCAGGTAATATTTACCGGGTACATCGATGATCAGGATAAGCCGCTTTTATATAATGGCGCGACAGTCTTCGTCATCGCCTCACCGGCCGAGCTCCAAAGTATCGTCACGCTTGAGGCTATGGCGTCGGGACTGCCAATTATTGCAGTGGACGTTGCCGCGTTGCACGAGTTATGTCATGACGGCGAAAACGGATATCTCTTCCCGAACGGTAATGTCAGCGCCCTGACTGAAAATCTAAAGAAACTTATTACCGACAAAGATCTGCAAAAAAAGTTCGGCGCAGAAAGCATAAAAATAGTAAAAGAAAGTCATTCGTCAGAACATATGCTGGACGAGTATGAATCTGTATATAAGACTATTGTCTCCGAGGTTCAACCTTTTTGA
- a CDS encoding RsmE family RNA methyltransferase — protein sequence MSYFFASQNLMAGEEAIIAGEEAHHLMHARRIRIGEAIKLQGPDKRRFRAVISEIGRRNITVHVDEEIKVPREPRIHIHLFQACTKEKTIDVILQKGTELGVEQIHFFQSSNSPQQLLDGANDKLERWANIALESAKQCDRVVWPAIEIIKDEEELEKQVLAMDHFYIIDAKGKKSLSHMASEIPKLLGLSVGICIGPEGGLSEEELAQFAKSTNAIMAHLGPRTLRASTAAPVAISIIQSILGDMQ from the coding sequence ATGTCATATTTTTTCGCCTCGCAAAATTTAATGGCCGGAGAAGAAGCGATTATCGCCGGCGAGGAAGCTCACCATCTGATGCACGCCAGGCGCATCCGTATCGGTGAAGCTATTAAACTGCAGGGACCGGACAAACGCCGTTTCCGCGCAGTGATATCAGAAATCGGACGCAGGAACATTACCGTACACGTCGACGAGGAAATAAAAGTCCCGCGCGAGCCACGAATCCATATACATCTCTTCCAAGCTTGTACGAAGGAAAAGACTATCGATGTTATTCTGCAAAAAGGCACGGAGCTCGGCGTCGAGCAGATTCACTTCTTCCAAAGCAGTAATTCTCCGCAACAGCTCTTGGACGGAGCAAATGACAAACTGGAACGTTGGGCAAATATTGCGCTTGAATCCGCTAAGCAGTGCGATCGTGTTGTCTGGCCCGCCATCGAGATAATTAAAGACGAGGAAGAATTAGAGAAGCAAGTCCTCGCCATGGATCATTTCTATATAATAGATGCAAAAGGCAAGAAATCGCTTTCGCATATGGCCTCGGAAATTCCGAAACTGCTCGGTCTCTCTGTTGGCATCTGTATCGGCCCGGAAGGCGGCTTATCGGAAGAAGAACTCGCGCAGTTTGCCAAGTCAACCAACGCCATTATGGCACATCTCGGCCCACGTACTCTCCGTGCCTCCACAGCCGCCCCCGTCGCAATCTCAATCATTCAGTCTATTCTGGGCGATATGCAATAA
- a CDS encoding CapA family protein: MRNAALAGILAICLMAGLAVVSAKQNATKKNTEAVIIPPVKFAVVGDIMLGRQVGTLMDTNGYDYPLKNISSFLKNFDLSVGNFGGTVREKYNYRDGLAMKFSFSPKSIAQLIDANFGVVSIANNHAFDYGAPGFDETKTNLQASGISPIGHPYDLSKGIVTTVELRDKKITFMAFNATVPVFDTAKAGDLIAKARTENPGSLLVVLAHWGDEYAPEHNSRQESLGRAFVDRGADIVLGSHPHVVQDIERYKNKLIFYSLGNFIFDQNFSDETRRGLMLGVQLNSTTTELGLFPINITKSQSVLMSKAERASFLAAIAEKSPAELASAIKNSLISF, from the coding sequence ATGCGTAACGCGGCATTAGCGGGAATTTTGGCGATATGTCTTATGGCTGGCTTGGCGGTAGTAAGTGCCAAACAAAACGCCACCAAAAAAAACACGGAGGCGGTGATTATTCCTCCGGTGAAATTTGCTGTTGTCGGCGACATTATGCTGGGGCGCCAAGTCGGCACGCTTATGGATACCAACGGCTATGATTACCCGCTAAAAAATATCTCATCATTTTTGAAGAATTTCGATTTGTCGGTCGGCAACTTCGGGGGCACGGTCCGAGAAAAATATAATTATCGCGACGGTCTGGCGATGAAGTTTTCTTTCTCGCCCAAGTCGATTGCCCAGCTTATCGATGCGAACTTCGGCGTGGTTTCTATCGCCAATAATCATGCCTTCGACTACGGGGCTCCCGGCTTCGACGAAACGAAAACCAATTTACAAGCGTCAGGCATAAGCCCCATTGGCCATCCTTACGACCTTTCGAAAGGTATTGTTACAACCGTCGAGCTTAGAGATAAAAAAATAACCTTTATGGCGTTCAACGCCACTGTGCCTGTATTCGACACCGCCAAGGCTGGCGATCTGATAGCGAAAGCGCGAACAGAAAATCCAGGATCTTTGCTTGTTGTGTTGGCGCACTGGGGTGATGAATACGCGCCAGAGCATAATTCGAGGCAAGAATCGCTTGGTCGCGCTTTCGTAGACAGGGGCGCGGATATCGTCCTCGGATCGCATCCGCATGTCGTCCAAGATATAGAGCGCTATAAAAATAAATTGATCTTTTACTCGCTCGGCAACTTCATCTTCGACCAGAACTTTTCTGACGAGACTAGGCGAGGCTTGATGCTTGGCGTTCAGTTGAATTCGACAACCACTGAGCTAGGCCTCTTCCCCATTAATATCACTAAGAGCCAGTCGGTATTGATGTCGAAGGCTGAACGTGCCTCATTCCTTGCCGCCATTGCAGAGAAGAGTCCGGCTGAACTTGCTTCGGCAATCAAAAACAGCTTAATCAGCTTCTAG
- a CDS encoding alpha/beta hydrolase, with the protein MTFERKDIVIEGFRAAYWEKGVDQAQTIVIIHGFPGNHSGLIDVARHLDGYHVILIDLPACGESEALATKHCIINYADWLNEFLRENKIEHPIIVGHSFGGRVAMQFAVKYPQAVERLILLMPVIAADGLVTKVGLNIAGVLPNSLRVKIAKSKTYQYFLSHLLIKSSNSTKRHELYDANMKEVSHLEPRAFTEISDEVLTKDISSLASQVAIPTLVVAGGSDEIATTKSLRKLTSKIPNSSWRLIPNTGHVLPFEEPEHVADLIKSWLTLSYTNHA; encoded by the coding sequence GTGACTTTTGAACGAAAAGATATAGTAATCGAAGGGTTCCGCGCCGCTTATTGGGAAAAAGGGGTTGATCAGGCGCAAACTATCGTTATCATCCATGGCTTCCCCGGTAATCACTCGGGGCTTATTGATGTGGCGCGGCACCTGGACGGCTATCATGTAATACTCATCGACCTGCCGGCCTGCGGCGAATCAGAAGCACTGGCCACAAAACATTGTATTATAAACTATGCCGATTGGCTTAATGAATTCCTGCGCGAAAATAAAATAGAGCATCCGATAATCGTCGGCCATTCATTCGGCGGGCGAGTGGCGATGCAATTCGCTGTCAAATATCCGCAGGCGGTGGAAAGATTAATCCTGCTTATGCCGGTCATCGCCGCAGACGGTCTAGTCACGAAGGTCGGTTTGAATATTGCTGGGGTTCTCCCAAACAGCTTGAGAGTTAAGATAGCCAAAAGCAAGACATATCAATATTTTCTAAGCCACCTACTAATTAAATCAAGTAACAGTACCAAACGCCACGAACTGTATGATGCGAACATGAAAGAAGTGTCCCATCTCGAACCGCGAGCATTCACAGAAATTTCTGATGAGGTGCTGACTAAAGATATATCGTCGCTTGCCTCGCAGGTCGCAATACCGACGCTTGTCGTGGCCGGAGGGTCGGACGAGATAGCTACAACCAAAAGCCTGCGAAAACTGACTTCTAAAATACCAAATAGTTCGTGGCGCCTTATACCCAATACCGGCCACGTTCTGCCGTTCGAGGAACCGGAACATGTCGCTGATTTGATAAAATCCTGGCTTACGCTATCATATACGAATCATGCGTAA
- a CDS encoding M20/M25/M40 family metallo-hydrolase: protein MSNPHSHFAAKKTQYIEKLKELAQIPSISSSDDNREDVAACAAKVAGYMQEVGLSNVELINIEGALPYVYGEWIGGKDSPLSGGETLPTVLLYSHYDVQPVGDEQLWESAPFMPEERKGRLYGRGTSDDKAGIIAHLAAIDSYLKTTGKLPVNIKCIFEGEEEIGSVNLEKLLAKYSKKLQADYIVIADTENFGDGIPGITTQLRGLVDCEIELHALSQPLHSGQFGGPIPDPVQELVKLISKLTDKDGKIAVPGIYADIKKLSASERAALKKLPFNEKQYRAHAHMLSGTKFAGEKGYTVYEQIWHRPALSVNAIQASSRAQVSNIITASAWAHLGIRLVPNMNPKKTLNQLIKFLKANAPKNMKLEIMPGHSVSWWSANTKSPALQAAARAMKKGFGKDAVMMGSGGSIGFVEPFSRALNNAPALLMGIEDPECNAHSYNESLHIANWYKTVDSMIYLYEELAKN from the coding sequence ATGTCAAACCCGCACAGCCATTTCGCTGCCAAAAAGACTCAATATATAGAGAAGCTTAAGGAGCTGGCGCAGATTCCGAGTATCTCGAGCTCTGATGATAATAGAGAGGACGTGGCCGCTTGCGCCGCCAAAGTGGCTGGCTATATGCAAGAGGTCGGCCTTTCGAATGTTGAACTTATTAATATAGAAGGGGCTTTGCCGTATGTGTACGGCGAGTGGATTGGCGGCAAGGACTCACCTCTCTCTGGAGGAGAGACCTTGCCGACTGTTTTACTTTATTCGCACTATGACGTCCAGCCTGTTGGCGATGAACAGCTCTGGGAGTCGGCACCGTTCATGCCAGAAGAAAGAAAGGGGAGACTGTATGGGCGTGGCACGTCGGACGACAAAGCGGGCATCATTGCACACTTGGCCGCGATAGACTCATATTTAAAAACAACAGGCAAATTGCCGGTCAATATTAAATGCATCTTCGAAGGCGAAGAGGAGATCGGGTCTGTAAATCTCGAAAAACTCCTGGCGAAATATTCTAAGAAATTGCAGGCCGACTATATCGTGATTGCCGACACCGAGAACTTCGGCGACGGCATCCCGGGCATCACCACCCAGCTCCGCGGTCTCGTTGATTGCGAAATCGAACTCCATGCTCTTTCCCAGCCTCTCCACTCCGGTCAATTCGGCGGGCCGATACCAGACCCTGTTCAAGAACTCGTCAAGCTGATTTCTAAACTTACCGACAAAGACGGCAAAATTGCAGTGCCCGGTATCTACGCCGACATTAAGAAACTTTCTGCATCAGAACGTGCGGCGTTAAAGAAATTGCCTTTTAACGAGAAGCAGTATCGTGCTCATGCGCATATGTTGTCCGGCACCAAGTTTGCCGGCGAGAAGGGCTACACAGTATACGAACAGATCTGGCACAGGCCGGCCTTAAGTGTGAATGCTATCCAAGCTTCCTCGCGCGCGCAGGTGTCTAATATTATTACAGCATCGGCCTGGGCACATCTTGGTATTCGCCTTGTGCCGAATATGAATCCGAAGAAGACCCTGAACCAACTTATTAAATTCTTGAAGGCGAACGCGCCGAAGAATATGAAGCTCGAAATTATGCCGGGCCACAGTGTGTCATGGTGGAGTGCTAATACGAAAAGCCCGGCCCTCCAAGCGGCAGCCCGCGCAATGAAGAAAGGTTTCGGCAAAGATGCAGTCATGATGGGTTCCGGCGGGTCAATAGGATTCGTCGAACCGTTCTCTAGGGCGTTGAATAATGCACCTGCCCTCCTTATGGGGATAGAAGATCCAGAATGCAATGCCCATTCATATAATGAATCTTTACACATCGCCAACTGGTACAAAACAGTCGATTCTATGATATATTTATATGAAGAATTAGCTAAAAATTAA
- a CDS encoding DUF1189 family protein, which produces MLKFFKNIKNSVYNPEFYKELEGRSIWLSLRYYFGLIVLVALLLGLGYTAILGPMIVGFLGKADPVIRNVYPKELVVTIKSGSAASNVAEPYFIKMPKEMQEFFGATTTQNLVVVDTHEKADPDKFRSFDTWALIAKDGLMVIKNNDKAGALEFQAYSSDLVLTQETYLSFIDKMMSYGDKLPIVIFVILLAVILLWGVARLGYFLIAAVLVYLLLKARKLPANYAHAYRLTVHAATLPILINLVLAAVTGDPRTLATVPFVFTIILLGVVWVNLREAK; this is translated from the coding sequence ATGCTCAAATTTTTTAAGAATATCAAGAACAGTGTCTATAACCCGGAGTTCTATAAAGAGCTCGAAGGGCGATCGATTTGGTTGTCGTTGCGTTACTACTTCGGGCTTATCGTTCTGGTCGCCTTACTGCTCGGGCTGGGTTACACCGCAATTTTAGGCCCGATGATCGTCGGATTCTTGGGCAAGGCGGATCCGGTAATCAGGAATGTCTATCCGAAGGAGCTCGTGGTAACCATCAAGTCGGGGAGCGCGGCGTCGAACGTTGCCGAACCCTACTTTATTAAAATGCCGAAGGAGATGCAGGAATTCTTCGGCGCCACTACGACGCAAAATTTGGTCGTCGTCGATACTCATGAGAAGGCCGACCCGGACAAATTCCGTTCGTTCGATACTTGGGCTCTCATTGCCAAGGATGGGCTGATGGTGATAAAGAATAACGATAAAGCCGGCGCTCTTGAATTCCAAGCATATTCGAGCGATTTGGTCTTGACGCAAGAAACCTACCTTTCGTTCATTGATAAAATGATGAGTTATGGCGACAAACTTCCTATCGTCATCTTTGTCATCTTGCTTGCTGTAATATTGCTCTGGGGAGTCGCTCGTCTCGGTTACTTCTTGATTGCAGCCGTGCTCGTCTACCTCCTCCTTAAGGCGCGCAAATTGCCGGCAAATTATGCGCATGCCTACCGCTTAACAGTCCATGCGGCAACATTGCCGATACTCATAAACCTAGTACTCGCAGCAGTCACTGGTGATCCGCGCACATTGGCAACAGTGCCATTCGTCTTTACTATAATACTATTGGGTGTTGTGTGGGTAAACTTGCGAGAAGCGAAGTAA
- the pepQ gene encoding Xaa-Pro dipeptidase: protein MNSIESLFPAHIGPLTQKVGGILRNYNYGALAIHSGTPAFYHSDDQEITFHTLPHFRHWTPLLGPNHILIITPDARPELIIVAPEDYWYEHTMWDDPFWANEFNITHVGNTKAAWDILAGKVTGRNSAFIGDETASGTATGHGILPQNRNPKELLEKLDELRTVKSEYEVACIEKANKIAALGHARAYDAFFAGGSELDIHHAYLIGTKQAEADLPYPIITALDSKSAILHYQNKREERSGAICLLDAGVSHLGFASDVTRTWASPKADGRFVSIISALDTLQKELCEKVRPGVHTLELHYHAHFSIAHILKSHDIIYKEGDEAISAGLTSTFFPHGIGHFLGIQVHDVGSSNAENKDDKLAELFPKLRTMRKLEPGNVITIEPGIYFIPMLLKKLKESSASKFVNWELVEALTPSGGIRIEDNVLVTKEGHRNLTRQYFEQLDK, encoded by the coding sequence ATGAATTCTATTGAATCTTTATTCCCTGCTCATATCGGGCCTCTTACGCAAAAAGTCGGCGGGATTTTGCGCAACTATAATTATGGCGCTCTTGCAATTCATTCCGGTACGCCGGCGTTCTACCATTCTGACGATCAGGAAATTACTTTTCATACGCTTCCTCACTTTCGCCACTGGACTCCATTACTCGGACCAAATCATATTTTGATTATTACGCCGGATGCTAGGCCGGAACTTATCATCGTGGCACCGGAGGATTATTGGTATGAACACACTATGTGGGACGATCCGTTTTGGGCAAATGAATTCAATATCACGCACGTTGGCAACACTAAAGCGGCGTGGGATATTTTAGCGGGGAAAGTCACCGGCAGAAATAGCGCGTTTATTGGCGACGAGACTGCCTCGGGGACAGCAACGGGCCACGGGATATTGCCACAAAACAGGAATCCGAAAGAATTACTGGAGAAACTTGACGAACTCCGCACGGTAAAATCCGAATATGAAGTGGCTTGTATCGAGAAGGCAAACAAAATCGCCGCGCTTGGCCATGCACGGGCTTACGATGCGTTCTTTGCGGGTGGTTCTGAACTCGACATTCATCATGCCTATCTCATTGGCACGAAACAGGCAGAGGCTGATCTACCCTACCCCATTATTACCGCACTTGATAGCAAGTCCGCCATTCTGCATTATCAGAACAAGCGCGAAGAAAGAAGTGGTGCGATCTGTCTGCTCGATGCTGGCGTATCACACCTCGGCTTTGCGTCTGACGTAACGCGTACATGGGCATCACCCAAAGCCGACGGTAGATTCGTAAGCATAATCTCGGCATTAGATACGTTACAAAAAGAACTGTGTGAGAAAGTTAGACCCGGCGTACACACGCTCGAGTTGCATTATCATGCGCATTTCAGCATCGCGCATATTCTCAAATCGCATGACATTATATATAAAGAGGGCGATGAGGCGATAAGTGCTGGCCTGACTTCTACATTCTTCCCCCACGGTATCGGCCACTTCCTTGGCATCCAAGTACACGACGTCGGCTCGAGCAATGCAGAAAATAAAGATGACAAGCTTGCCGAACTCTTCCCTAAGCTCCGCACCATGCGCAAATTGGAACCGGGAAATGTGATTACAATAGAACCGGGCATTTACTTTATCCCGATGCTACTTAAAAAACTAAAAGAAAGCTCGGCAAGCAAATTTGTAAATTGGGAATTGGTAGAAGCACTTACCCCATCCGGCGGAATCAGAATAGAAGACAACGTGTTGGTGACCAAAGAAGGCCACCGCAATCTGACCCGCCAGTATTTCGAACAACTTGATAAGTAA
- a CDS encoding transposase: MRNIEFAEDEYYHIFNRGVEKRRIVSDAYDVIRFMESLTQFNVEDPIGSIFENQFGNQATQSTQKPRKLVDIVAYCLNPNHFHLLLQQKLENGIPKFLHRFGTGYTKYFNHKYKRTGSLFQGTFKAKYIDDNDYLLHVSAYVNLNFKVHRYNKEDVRNFVRTSLEQYTTARKGIAVPKTILEQFANKKEYEAFAEDSLDLMLDHKQESKELEMLIKEDSDTDLEA, encoded by the coding sequence GTGAGAAATATCGAATTTGCCGAAGACGAGTATTATCATATATTTAATCGGGGCGTAGAAAAACGTAGGATTGTTTCCGATGCGTACGATGTAATCAGGTTCATGGAGAGCCTGACACAATTTAATGTAGAGGACCCGATAGGAAGTATCTTTGAAAACCAGTTCGGAAATCAGGCTACACAATCGACACAAAAGCCACGCAAGCTTGTTGATATAGTGGCGTATTGTTTGAATCCGAATCATTTCCATTTGCTTTTGCAACAAAAGTTGGAAAATGGTATTCCGAAATTTCTGCACCGTTTTGGTACGGGGTACACGAAATACTTCAATCACAAATACAAACGAACAGGGTCATTATTTCAAGGCACTTTTAAAGCAAAATACATAGATGATAATGACTACCTACTGCACGTAAGCGCGTATGTTAACTTGAACTTTAAGGTTCATCGGTATAACAAAGAAGATGTTAGAAATTTTGTGCGAACCAGCTTGGAACAGTATACGACAGCGCGGAAAGGCATTGCTGTACCCAAGACAATTCTTGAACAATTTGCGAACAAAAAAGAATATGAAGCTTTTGCGGAAGATTCGCTCGACCTCATGTTAGACCACAAACAAGAATCAAAAGAATTAGAAATGCTGATAAAGGAAGACTCGGATACTGACTTGGAAGCTTAG
- a CDS encoding phosphoribosyltransferase family protein: MLNFLLNILFEERCVGCKKSGSPLCVACASSAEPATEPNDTDVWSAYAFHDPVIKKSLQKLKYHGKKIVAESLAEALYDRALETIGEKRLSWGLGQGEKIIIIPVPLSASRFAERGYNQAELIAEAFIRLDNSMSFSVLNDVLYKNRDTASQVSVKDRGKRLRNIIGAFEIKNKEKILDKCCILIDDVTTTGATLAECRKVLKKSGAREVFAITVAH; the protein is encoded by the coding sequence ATGCTAAATTTTTTACTGAATATTTTATTTGAAGAGCGTTGCGTCGGTTGTAAAAAGTCCGGCTCACCGCTCTGCGTCGCGTGCGCATCAAGCGCCGAGCCGGCGACAGAGCCGAACGACACGGATGTCTGGAGCGCCTACGCCTTCCATGACCCGGTCATCAAGAAGTCTCTTCAGAAGTTGAAGTATCATGGCAAGAAGATAGTAGCGGAGTCGCTGGCCGAGGCACTCTATGACCGCGCCCTGGAGACGATTGGTGAGAAGCGCCTATCGTGGGGCCTGGGGCAGGGAGAGAAGATAATTATAATCCCGGTGCCTCTATCGGCGAGCCGCTTTGCCGAGCGCGGTTACAACCAAGCCGAGCTTATAGCAGAAGCATTTATAAGGCTCGACAACTCTATGTCCTTTAGTGTCCTTAATGATGTCTTATATAAAAATCGCGATACCGCATCGCAAGTGTCCGTAAAGGACAGGGGCAAACGTTTGCGAAATATAATCGGAGCTTTCGAAATAAAAAATAAAGAGAAGATACTTGACAAGTGCTGTATTCTGATTGATGACGTTACCACGACCGGCGCAACCCTTGCCGAGTGCAGAAAGGTCTTAAAAAAATCAGGCGCAAGAGAAGTCTTCGCCATCACCGTCGCGCATTGA